A genomic region of Pyrus communis chromosome 14, drPyrComm1.1, whole genome shotgun sequence contains the following coding sequences:
- the LOC137715799 gene encoding acyl-lipid omega-3 desaturase (cytochrome b5), endoplasmic reticulum-like, whose product MVRCTLVHPSYHCAYAYKYKLSDLNLTASSSPLVCSTVDTEILSQWFPPPPPKDSTFATMMETQTQKQQSKPINGVNGIHNHHHDEADFDPSVPPPFKIAEIRAAIPQHCWVKDPWRSLSYVFRDLFAISAMAAAAIYLESWYLWPLYWAAQGTMFWAVFVLGHDCGHGSFSDSRILNSVVGHILHSAILVPYNGWRISHRTHHQNHGHVENDESWVPLTEKVYSSLDQSTLKFRFRVPYPIFAYPFYLWTRSPGKQGSHFNPYSDLFAPNERRDVITSTTCWTMMVSLLVYLSFVVGPVEILKLYGVPYWIFVMWLDMVTYLHHHGYDEKLPWYRGKEWSYLRGGLTTVDRDYGMFNNIHHDIGTHVIHHLFPQIPHYHLREATKAAKPVLGKYYREPKKSGPFPVHLIDNLLSSMSNDHYVSDTGDIVYYQTDPKLFKSLKGKSN is encoded by the exons ATGGTAAGGTGTACCCTTGTGCACCCATCGTATCACTGTGCTTACGCTTATAAATATAAACTTTCTGATCTTAACCTCACTGCCAGTAGCAGCCCTCTTGTCTGCTCCACAGTGGATACAGAGATTTTGAGCCAGTGgtttcctcctcctccaccaaaGGATTCAACTTTTGCTACAATGATGGAAACTCAGACTCAGAAGCAGCAGAGCAAGCCCATCAATGGCGTCAATGGGATCCATAACCACCACCATGACGAAGCAGATTTCGACCCAAGTGTCCCTCCTCCATTCAAGATAGCTGAGATCCGAGCTGCCATTCCCCAACACTGCTGGGTCAAGGATCCATGGAGGTCTCTGAGCTATGTTTTCAGGGATTTGTTTGCGATTTCTGCAATGGCAGCTGCTGCCATTTACTTGGAAAGTTGGTATCTTTGGCCTTTGTACTGGGCTGCTCAGGGAACCATGTTCTGGGCTGTCTTTGTTCTCGGACATGATTG TGGCCATGGAAGCTTTTCAGACAGTAGAATTCTGAACAGTGTTGTGGGGCATATATTGCATTCTGCAATTCTTGTACCTTATAATGGATG GAGAATTAGCCACAGAACTCACCATCAGAACCATGGACATGTTGAGAACGATGAGTCATGGGTTCCT CTGACTGAGAAGGTTTATTCGAGTCTCGATCAAAGTACCCTGAAATTCAGATTCAGGGTGCCTTACCCCATTTTTGCATATCCTTTCTATCTG TGGACTAGAAGTCCAGGAAAGCAAGGTTCTCATTTCAATCCGTACAGTGACTTGTTTGCCCCAAATGAAAGGAGAGATGTGATAACATCAACTACTTGCTGGACTATGATGGTTTCCCTGCTTGTTTATCTGTCATTTGTCGTAGGCCCTGTCGAAATCCTCAAGCTTTACGGTGTCCCTTACTGG ATTTTCGTAATGTGGTTGGACATGGTCACATATCTGCATCACCATGGTTATGACGAAAAACTTCCTTGGTACCGCGGCAAG GAATGGAGTTATCTACGAGGAGGCCTTACAACCGTTGATCGCGATTATGGAATGTTCAACAACATCCACCATGACATCGGCACTCATGTTATCCATCATCTCTTCCCTCAAATCCCACACTACCACCTAAGGGAAGCA ACCAAGGCAGCTAAACCGGTTTTGGGGAAGTACTACCGGGAGCCAAAGAAATCCGGGCCGTTTCCGGTTCACTTGATTGATAATCTGTTGTCAAGCATGAGCAATGATCACTATGTTAGTGACACCGGAGACATTGTATACTACCAGACAGACCCCAAGCTGTTCAAAAGTCTCAAGGGCAAGTCCAattga